One Mycolicibacterium fortuitum subsp. fortuitum genomic window carries:
- a CDS encoding acyl-CoA dehydrogenase family protein has translation MVDTHVVTNQVPPLEDYNPATSPVLAEALIREGGEWGIDEVHELGAINGSVQAQRWGELADRNQPVLHTHDRYGHRIDEVEYDPAYHQLMNVAVTHGLHGAPWADDREGSHVVRAAKTSVWTVEPGHMCPISMTYAVVPALRFNPELAAIYEPLLTSRVYDPELKLATTKAGITAGMSMTEKQGGSDVRAGTTEATPNSDGTYSLRGHKWFTSAPMGDIFLVLAQAPGGLSCFFLPRILPDGSRNRMFLQRLKDKLGNHANASSEVEYDGATAWLVGEEGRGVPTIIEMVNLTRLDCTLGSATSMRTGLTRAVHHAQHRKAFGAYLIDQPLMRNVLADLAVEAEAATMLAMRMAGATDKAVRGDDREALLRRIGLAAGKYWVCKRATPHAAEAMECLGGNGYVEDSGMPRLYREAPLMGIWEGSGNVSALDTLRAMATRPESVEVLFDELAKTAGQDPRLDRHVTTLQTQLQDFETIQYRGRKVAEDISLALQGALLVRHGHPAVAEAFLASRLGGQWGQAFGTLPTGLDLAPILERVLVKG, from the coding sequence ATGGTCGATACACATGTCGTCACCAATCAGGTCCCCCCGCTGGAGGACTACAACCCCGCCACCTCACCTGTGCTCGCCGAGGCGCTGATCCGCGAAGGCGGCGAGTGGGGCATCGACGAGGTCCACGAACTGGGCGCCATCAACGGCAGTGTCCAGGCGCAGCGCTGGGGCGAACTGGCCGACCGCAACCAGCCGGTGCTGCACACCCACGACCGCTACGGGCACCGTATCGACGAGGTCGAGTACGACCCGGCCTACCACCAGCTGATGAACGTGGCCGTCACCCACGGCCTGCACGGCGCCCCGTGGGCAGATGACCGCGAGGGCTCGCACGTCGTGCGCGCAGCCAAGACTTCGGTGTGGACAGTCGAGCCCGGGCACATGTGCCCGATCTCGATGACCTACGCCGTCGTGCCTGCGCTGCGGTTCAACCCGGAGCTGGCCGCCATCTACGAGCCGTTGCTGACCAGCCGGGTCTATGACCCCGAACTCAAGCTCGCGACCACGAAAGCCGGAATCACGGCGGGCATGTCGATGACGGAGAAACAGGGCGGCTCCGATGTCCGCGCCGGCACCACCGAGGCCACACCCAACAGCGACGGCACCTACTCGCTGCGCGGACACAAGTGGTTCACCTCGGCACCGATGGGTGACATCTTCCTGGTGCTCGCCCAGGCCCCGGGCGGCCTGAGCTGTTTCTTCCTGCCGCGCATCCTGCCCGACGGCAGCCGCAACCGGATGTTCCTGCAGCGCCTCAAGGACAAACTCGGCAATCACGCCAACGCCTCCAGCGAGGTCGAGTACGACGGCGCCACCGCTTGGCTGGTCGGCGAGGAAGGCCGCGGTGTGCCGACCATCATCGAGATGGTCAATCTCACCCGCCTGGATTGCACGCTGGGCAGCGCCACCAGCATGCGCACCGGTCTGACCCGTGCGGTGCACCACGCCCAGCATCGAAAGGCGTTCGGCGCCTACCTGATCGACCAGCCGTTGATGCGCAACGTGCTCGCTGACCTGGCCGTGGAGGCCGAGGCTGCGACCATGCTGGCGATGCGGATGGCAGGCGCGACCGACAAGGCCGTCCGCGGTGACGACCGTGAGGCATTGCTGCGCCGGATCGGTCTGGCGGCAGGCAAGTACTGGGTGTGCAAGCGGGCCACCCCGCATGCCGCCGAAGCGATGGAGTGCCTGGGCGGTAACGGTTATGTCGAGGATTCCGGGATGCCGCGGTTGTACCGTGAGGCCCCGCTGATGGGCATCTGGGAAGGCTCGGGCAACGTCAGCGCACTGGATACGTTGCGCGCCATGGCAACCCGTCCGGAGTCCGTCGAGGTGCTGTTCGACGAGCTCGCCAAGACCGCCGGGCAAGACCCCCGGCTGGATCGCCACGTCACCACGTTGCAGACGCAACTGCAGGACTTCGAGACCATCCAGTACCGCGGCCGCAAGGTCGCCGAGGACATCTCGCTGGCGTTGCAGGGTGCGCTGCTGGTGCGCCACGGTCACCCGGCCGTGGCCGAGGCGTTCCTGGCCAGCCGGCTGGGCGGGCAGTGGGGCCAGGCCTTCGGCACTCTGCCGACCGGCCTGGACCTGGCGCCGATCCTCGAGCGAGTCCTGGTGAAGGGATGA